In Drosophila nasuta strain 15112-1781.00 chromosome 4, ASM2355853v1, whole genome shotgun sequence, a single genomic region encodes these proteins:
- the LOC132794904 gene encoding apolipophorins produces MAGSEIKSFILIGLLLATAINADSSCKKGCVKPDSGLLKYTPGHFYEYAFDSILTVGLSTGILSEADDTSLKVIGNAKVFANGNCDYTLQVGAIKVINTKQSLEKKLVTNIQKPVHFSWASGQVQPEICSDATDSEYALNIKRAIISLLQAGKTSESKSEVDVFGLCPTYTSISATASGGETITKVRDLNQCAYREQINSGLLSGVVNEHAGIKSSSLLQADYSKELKLQNGVIEHVQLVEVYKFAGSVKGSSDVSAKVVSSLKLRNGSGGTPGSTPTPTSGQREASIIFQKYGTYAAKNIAALKIALSDLIDSTNDYVKKDTAKKFIEIIRLLRNSDTDTILELAAVPHPNKVLARKVYLDALFRTNTAESARAILKQLNKLSENEKLLGILSLNLVESVDKETLNLAAVQLLSNAPKELYLVVGNLISKFCLKNRCETSVVESISKKFVDGLKHCKANTKKDEERIVYVLKGIGNSHILVNTLVPALTECISSGRSNRIRVAALQAFSTSNCNEALNSKALDILKNPNEDSELRIEAYVTAVNCPTAELANQISEIVNSEKVYQVGSFISSSLKVIRDSTDANRELQRYHLGNIRVTKQFPQDYRRYSFNRGCSHRLDALGLSASTDYKLIYSQHGFLPRSARFNVSAEIFGTNFNVIEGNLRQENLEKLLEYYVGPKGLLNKDFDEIVKLIEVGNAEAAGGAAERSKRSIVDDATKIAKKYKTYGSKNIHDLNLDLSLKLFGSELAFLSLGDNVPSTLDDIIKYFSDAFDKTKKQLSSFEKQFTSHHLFLDAELSYPTGLGIPLELGAQGFAANKIDFAINVDVNDILEQNWQRSKYRFKFVPSVDVNVNILLGFNAQVLSTGLRVVSTAHSATGSDVSVSLINNGEGFNVNVDLPREKLELVNVQLNTEFFIAENDKQLKSVPLKNSDKKQKSKPINEDYCFSQLDIVGVNLCISSSASLKDFTVENSQSEGHVDEFHLSKPFSFAIYSTSERKFNFKGTQSTLPTGSHQWKLDYSTPGSRVSHDTSIVFELGTKPKTYGRIALDNPQIHLAVEAGITNDNTELVVYGQYEQNKDVKRSKIGFSKHGNEYKPLIEIHDKNGIVNNINGYRADGKINVQKSGDKQARFSFQNFQLLSPSNERIVINGWADITPNALSTELHIAPGKESYLVKSNFKLESGQYEAALFVNNEQTPNNVYGSSVQAKIGNNAYDLQLIGQAFTWTLTSTSALKFVKGDNSNTLTSSQFLSDLRVDHQNKPYASAKVVTNFDVNKLEFDATAIRDQNHQVSVNVKYQSNQRTTSDYELLAKAKLNKHSIEVVSKCDANGNLLIVDNSIITSWGTLITVKGELGQRYTAQDVHIDLQGSAQFRSKEKALQWIFKALGTPEKTNGEFRVSRDNAELIKLTTESQHPLDKVSAAKFNLVLKNQLNAKGDFKIAKNGKGELTAIIETQKVEPKHKFEVDSKFQILSPKYDIDTSIKINGDTKLHFKTENIIDKLKFSTKNIFESDTKKVSLEANGALKGDWRSNGDIQGAFTLVTPDGHVYDGNLNRHITTNPKTHLIQGTANVQVNEQQPGNKEKRSIVLKTTLDTLNTKTKEFSSNAQLILTSFNGKKAELNSHVKHNLKEKSGLQITEAGLSVQGNLVENQLPVELSIIVDEYSTQQGNGRISFKFGDRILANLNGKVHVGQQLNGVPASYELQADLQAPQTNFRSFELNSHGKLLRSVEGGSGPYNVEFDLNTKTADGHFTRINTFWKGFAHQGSYTFDAQSNWLAAPLKFDGSYRNEKDAAESNRKWENTLNAQFGDKYIKHHIDINVVANTKTATVQWQLDTSHESIKNLEVNIQSTKAAEDTYTVRLEVKDASKKYEMDSKWFGAPHKKGLELHLNLPKSQPIGVVAIVEILGERKAKVSVDIQSLADLDFKLNLESSYTTIDEFYIIGDWNSKKLQLDSYVLDIKAQNKSIKVSVKNAQDVIISGTATYNLKKDQNKAIIEGQGQFQKRGKTVSSSFKLTRQYFALSTEKEVGASYSLNGNIGPTNVVATLKLTNKEFNLKVSTCEEKRQCMNIQAQSTLTIDEKQLDTSEHGILVLMDLREIGYPYELEWKSRSRRQGFKHQYSLDGHISGNNLKYQLNINFLPNGSTIRLTLPKRQILFESTQTLPTDGKLFGHYEESAAFYIDKLQRPNDVARISAILDLSGEEHVAINSRLQLKIEHPTIRPLTVSGTFDADRNKRSVNSEFTFDIFKSPEQKIIAFNQIRNTQAQQSPIGGFDIASNHKIYSSGLRFNYEINVQSALNVDKKEFRTSTELKSNNLDLNVGANILANKDHVDVTVNALNKQIIAVSADIDWKKYSTKINSKLQALAGQNPIEIVSELQPNWVKISLNKQSLINANAEIKLGKEFKFDVAGASGKSVSNGRVSLDAANFLQTEYKVNEDDYKVFVNTLKNGLKKESEEVTEKLKKQFDNARSDFGEKLKLIKQSRPDFDKLLNGYENQAETIIRELEVDPTLASIIDSTRKLIEKINAFINEISKAFAKHFEELHKTLEEVLKNWNELWKNSILKAWEQFVVSVTKIQENLREEFLNVYTKVFKSVVAGLEKYGPVLKNYAKALHESLKPVSEAVQELIKTIINSADYIFVELKEYLSKLPTFEAIRTEIIEQIKHFKLIEKTLEVLNNIFDQLHILPQTPDTEEFLQKLQTYLEAKLKQQPINDEKVLNELSQLLIKSLRSIWLALENSKPGGGIPVADLESWTAIALPTWLDKLINLPALLSFRSSVINALLNEKWENTLSKNLYATWLYSVIFQKFDLHGQIVDGQHVFTFDGQSYAYPGNCRYVLVQDSVDSNFTVIVQLSSESKLKAITLTDRDGNFVEVSDTVALKLNGKPVEYPQHIPGIHAWRRFYGVYLHSEYGVTITCTTDLRVCQVTVDGFYTSKTRGLLGNGNAEPYDDFLLIDGTIAIDSATFGNDYGVGKCNPVSSKGEQQVVRNEICSEIFGIESTLALNYLQLDPRPYRKGCDIAVQDAAEKDKESVACNFALAYGSGLKELKQLSLLPPRCLKCTGAVGQRELGEEFTVKTPTNKADLVFVVDVNVTPKVLSQLVAPAITEIRDALKSRGFTDVQVGVIAFDESKRYPALLTSDNGKINYKANVANVQVNGPKNFCDNCVEQIITDKRVLDIYKLLERFVKTIVPQSDENAFSLALDYPFRAGAAKSIIGVRSDSLEYSNWWKLVRAHITGSLTKFDGAQLHLIAPIKGLALEGVPADKLVGFNARLVATLDGKDNKKRSKLQFENDMGIDFVLNNGGWAFTTQNFDRLKSPDQKKVLNQVTSSIADTLFKTETISDCRCVPVEGLFAQHKCAIKSTSFLPNKKSKSA; encoded by the exons ATGGCCGGTTCTGAAATTAAGAGTTTCATTCTCATCGGTCTGCTATTAGCGACAGCTATCAATGCAG ATAGTAGCTGTAAAAAGGGGTGTGTAAAAC CCGACAGTggattattgaaatatacccCGGGTCATTTTTACGAGTATGCATTTGACAGCATATTAACGGTGGGCTTAAGTACGGGTATCTTAAGCGAAGCTGATGATACAAGTCTTAAAGTAATCGGTAATGCGAAAGTGTTTGCTAATGGCAACTGCGATTATACCCTACAAGTCGGTGCTATAAAGGTAATTAACACGAAGCAGTCTTTGGAGAAGAAACTCGtgacaaatattcaaaaaccAGTACACTTCTCATGGGCCAGCGGTCAAGTGCAACCAGAAATTTGTAGCGATGCCACCGACTCTGAGTACGCGTTAAATATTAAACGTGCCATTATTTCACTATTGCAAGCAGGAAAAACATCGGAATCAAAATCGGAAGTCGATGTATTTGGACTATGTCCAACCTATACATCTATTTCGGCGACTGCAAGTGGCGgagaaacaataacaaaagttcGTGATCTTAACCAATGTGCCTATCGAGAGCAGATAAATTCTGGCTTGTTATCGGGCGTAGTGAATGAGCACGCTGGCATTAAATCAAGTTCACTACTGCAAGCGGATTATAGCAAAGAGTTGAAACTGCAGAATGGTGTAATCGAGCATGTGCAACTCGTGGAAGTTTACAAGTTTGCGGGCAGCGTCAAGGGCAGCTCGGATGTGAGTGCCAAGGTTGTTAGCAGCCTTAAATTGCGAAATGGATCTGGCGGAACGCCAGGATCAACGCCAACTCCAACTAGTGGACAACGCGAGGCTAGCATTATATTTCAGAAGTACGGAACTTATGCAGCCAAGAATATTGCTGCTCTCAAGATAGCACTCTCTGATCTTATTGATTCGACTAACGATTATGTAAAAAAAGACACAGctaaaaaatttattgaaatcatTCGATTACTGCGCAACTCGGATACAGACACCATATTAGAATTGGCTGCTGTCCCACATCCTAATAAGGTGTTAGCACGTAAAGTCTATCTGGATGCTCTTTTCCGCACAAATACTGCCGAGTCGGCGAGAGCTATTTTGAAGCAGCTAAACAAGTTGAGTGAAAACGAGAAATTGTTGGGAATATTATCACTAAACCTGGTGGAGTCTGTGGACAAGGAAACCCTTAATCTAGCTGCTGTTCAACTATTGTCTAACGCACCCAAGGAGCTTTATTTGGTTGTTGGCAATTTGATCTCCAAGTTTTGCTTGAAAAATAGGTGCGAAACATCCGTTGTTGAAAGCATTTCAAAGAAGTTTGTTGACGGTCTGAAGCACTGTAAAGCCAACACCAAAAAAGATGAAGAGCGCATAGTATATGTACTTAAGGGCATCGGAAATAGCCATATCCTGGTCAACACTCTGGTGCCTGCTTTGACAGAATGTATTTCTTCTGGACGCTCCAATCGCATTAGAGTGGCAGCACTACAAGCCTTTTCCACTTCGAATTGTAATGAAGCATTAAACTCTAAAGCACTAGATATCTTGAAGAATCCAAATGAGGATTCAGAGCTCCGAATCGAGGCATATGTGACAGCTGTTAATTGCCCAACTGCTGAACtggcaaatcaaatttcaGAGATTGTAAACTCAGAGAAGGTATATCAAGTAGGTAGTTTTATTTCATCAAGTCTGAAGGTAATTCGAGATTCCACGGATGCGAATCGCGAGCTTCAGCGTTATCACTTAGGAAACATACGTGTAACGAAACAGTTCCCACAAGACTACAGGCGTTACAGTTTCAACCGTGGCTGTTCCCATAGACTTGATGCCTTAGGACTTAGTGCCAGCACTGATTACAAGCTCATCTATTCACAGCACGGTTTCCTGCCAAGATCAGCGAGATTCAATGTGTCTGCAGAAATCTTTGGCACAAATTTCAATGTGATTGAGGGAAACTTGCGGCAGGAGAACCTCGAGAAGCTCTTGGAGTATTATGTGGGTCCAAAGGGGTTGCTAAATAAAGATTTCGATGAGATTGTCAAGCTTATTGAAGTCGGTAATGCTGAAGCAGCTGGTGGGGCCGCTGAACGTTCGAAGCGCTCGATTGTTGATGATGCTACCAAAATCGCcaagaaatacaaaacataTGGCAGTAAGAATATCCATGACCTGAATTTGGATCTGTCATTGAAGCTATTTGGCTCTGAGCTCGCTTTCTTGAGCCTGGGTGATAATGTACCAAGTACATTAGATgacattattaaatatttctcgGATGCATTTgataaaaccaaaaagcaatTGTCGTCATTTGAAAAGCAGTTCACCTCACACCATCTGTTCCTCGATGCGGAATTGAGTTACCCCACGGGATTGGGTATACCCTTAGAACTCGGAGCCCAAGGATTTGCGGCAAATAAAATCGACTTTGCAATCAATGTTGATGTGAATGATATTCTCGAGCAAAATTGGCAGCGATCCAAATATCGTTTCAAATTCGTGCCCAGTGTTGATGTTAATGTGAATATCCTGCTGGGCTTCAATGCACAGGTGCTATCAACAGGACTTCGTGTCGTATCCACGGCACATTCAGCCACTGGCAGTGATGTATCAGTATCTCTTATAAATAATGGAGAAGGATTCAATGTGAATGTTGACTTACCTCGCGAAAAACTTGAACTTGTCAATGTACAGTTAAATACCGAATTTTTCATAGCTGAGAATGACAAACAATTGAAATCGGTACCATTGAAGAACTCagacaaaaagcaaaaatctAAACCAATTAACGAAGATTATTGCTTTAGTCAACTTGACATTGTTGGGGTAAATCTCTGTATATCTAGTTCGGCGAGTCTTAAAGATTTCACTGTTGAAAATAGCCAAAGTGAGGGACACGTCGACGAATTTCATCTTTCGAAACCCTTTTCGTTCGCTATTTACTCAACAAGTGAacgtaaatttaatttcaaaggAACACAGTCAACACTCCCAACAGGTAGCCACCAATGGAAACTTGATTATAGCACTCCCGGGTCGAGGGTATCTCATGACACAAGTATAGTATTTGAGCTGGGCACAAAGCCAAAGACCTACGGACGGATAGCCCTTGATAATCCCCAAATTCACCTCGCCGTTGAGGCTGGCATCACAAATGATAATACAGAGTTGGTAGTTTACGGTCAATACGAACAGAACAAGGATGTAAAGAGGAGTAAAATAGGTTTTTCGAAGCATGGTAATGAATACAAACCACTAATTGAGATTCACGACAAAAATGGCATTGTCAACAATATCAATGGGTATCGCGCCGATGGCAAAATTAATGTACAGAAATCGGGCGACAAGCAGGCACGCTTTAGTTTCCAAAACTTCCAATTATTAAGCCCAAGTAATGAACGTATTGTAATAAATGGTTGGGCTGACATTACTCCAAATGCTTTAAGTACTGAATTGCATATTGCTCCAGGAAAGGAATCATATTTGGTGAAGAGCAATTTTAAGTTGGAAAGTGGTCAATATGAAGCGGCTCTCTTTGTGAATAATGAGCAAACACCTAATAATGTTTACGGCAGTTCGGTGCAAGCCAAAATTGGCAATAATGCCTATGACTTACAGCTGATTGGTCAGGCTTTCACTTGGACTCTGACAAGTACATCGGCGCTAAAGTTCGTTAAGGGCGATAACTCAAATACATTAACGTCGTCTCAATTTTTATCAGATTTGCGGGTTGACCATCAGAATAAGCCATATGCCTCTGCTAAAGTCGTCACGAATTTCGATGTGAACAAATTAGAGTTCGATGCTACAGCAATTCGTGATCAGAATCATCAGGTATCTGTGAATGTTAAATATCAGTCGAATCAAAGGACAACAAGTGACTACGAATTGTTGGCGAAGGCAAAGCTCAATAAACACTCGATCGAAGTTGTCTCCAAGTGCGATGCAAATGGCAATCTATTAATTGTGGATAATAGCATTATCACATCCTGGGGTACATTGATAACAGTTAAGGGTGAGCTGGGACAGCGCTACACTGCACAAGACGTCCACATCGATTTGCAAGGCAGTGCACAATTTCGTAGCAAAGAAAAAGCCCTGCAATGGATATTCAAAGCTCTAGGAACTCCCGAGAAAACCAATGGCGAATTCCGTGTAAGCCGCGACAATGCAGAGCTCATCAAACTGACAACAGAATCACAGCATCCACTGGACAAAGTGTCTGCGGCCAAATTTAATCTCGTACTTAAGAACCAACTAAATGCCAAGGGTGATTTTAAAATCGCAAAGAATGGCAAAGGCGAGCTCACCGCAATCATAGAAACGCAAAAAGTTGAACCCAAGCATAAATTCGAAGTCGACTCAAAATTCCAAATATTGTCACCAAAATATGATATCGATACATCGATCAAAATCAACGGCGacacaaaattgcatttcaaaacCGAAAATATAAtcgataaattaaaattctcaacgaaaaatattttcgaatCAGACACCAAAAAGGTATCTCTCGAAGCCAATGGCGCATTGAAGGGTGATTGGCGAAGCAATGGTGATATTCAAGGTGCATTCACATTGGTTACTCCCGATGGACACGTCTATGATGGTAATCTTAATCGACATATAACTACAAACCCCAAGACTCATCTCATTCAAGGCACGGCAAATGTACAAGTTAATGAACAACAGCCTGGCAACAAAGAGAAGCGTTCAATCGTATTAAAGACTACGCTAGATACATTGAATACAAAGACAAAGGAATTTTCATCAAATGCCCAGCTAATCTTGACCTCATTTAATGGCAAAAAAGCGGAACTTAATAGCCATGTTAAGCATAATCTTAAAGAAAAAAGTGGCCTTCAAATTACAGAGGCTGGTCTATCTGTGCAGGGAAATTTAGTGGAAAATCAATTGCCCGTTGAATTGTCGATTATTGTTGACGAATATAGCACACAGCAAGGAAATGGACGCATCTCTTTCAAGTTTGGTGATCGGATCTTAGCGAATCTAAATGGTAAGGTTCACGTAGGACAGCAGCTGAATGGAGTCCCAGCTTCCTATGAGCTGCAAGCTGACCTGCAAGCACCACAAACCAATTTTAGAAGCTTTGAGCTCAACAGCCATGGAAAACTCTTAAGAAGCGTCGAAGGCGGCAGTGGACCCTATAATGTGGAATTCGATCTGAATACCAAGACGGCTGATGGACACTTCACACGTATTAACACCTTCTGGAAGGGATTTGCTCATCAGGGCAGCTATACTTTTGATGCACAAAGCAATTGGCTAGCTGCTCCATTGAAATTCGATGGTAGCTACCGAAACGAAAAAGACGCAGCAGAAAGTAACCGCAAGTGGGAAAATACCTTAAATGCCCAATTTGGTGACAAGTATATCAAGCACCACATCGATATAAATGTTGtagcaaatacaaaaactgCAACAGTACAATGGCAACTTGATACTAGTCATGAGTCGATCAAGAACTTAGAGGTTAACATACAGTCGACTAAGGCGGCCGAAGATACCTATACAGTGCGTTTGGAAGTTAAGGATGCAAGCAAGAAGTACGAAATGGACTCAAAATGGTTTGGTGCGCCACACAAGAAGGGATTAGAGCTGCACCTGAATCTACCCAAATCTCAGCCCATCGGGGTAGTGGCCATTGTTGAAATTTTGGGTGAGCGTAAGGCAAAGGTCAGTGTCGATATACAAAGCCTGGCCGACTTGGACTTCAAACTCAACCTGGAATCATCGTACACAACCATTGATGAATTTTATATCATTGGGGACTGGAACTCGAAGAAACTGCAGCTAGACAGCTATGTGCTGGACATCAAGGCACAGAACAAGAGCATCAAAGTTAGCGTAAAGAATGCCCAAGATGTTATCATATCGGGCACAGCCACGTATAACCTAAAGAAGGATCAAAATAAGGCTATTATCGAAGGACAGGGTCAATTCCAAAAGCGGGGTAAAACCGTTTCGAGTAGCTTTAAGTTAACCCGTCAATACTTTGCCCTCAGTACGGAGAAAGAGGTTGGGGCCTCCTATAGTTTAAATGGCAATATTGGACCAACAAATGTGGTTGCCACACTAAAGCTAACTAACAAGGAATTTAATCTGAAGGTATCCACATGCGAAGAGAAGCGTCAATGCATGAATATTCAGGCACAATCTACTTTGACCATTGATGAGAAACAATTGGATACTTCGGAGCATGGAATACTCGTCTTGATGGATTTGCGAGAGATTGGTTATCCATATGAGCTGGAGTGGAAGTCGAGGAGCAGACGACAAGGCTTTAAGCATCAATACAGTCTAGATGGTCACATCTCCGGTAATAATCTTAAATATCAGTTAAATATTAACTTCTTACCCAATGGCTCCACAATTCGATTGACTTTACCAAAGCGACAAATTCTCTTCGAGAGCACACAGACATTGCCAACAGATGGCAAGCTCTTCGGTCATTACGAGGAGTCGGCTGCATTTTATATTGATAAACTGCAGCGACCTAATGATGTTGCGCGTATCTCTGCCATTTTGGATTTATCTGGTGAGGAACACGTCGCCATAAACTCCCGGTTGCAACTCAAAATCGAGCATCCCACTATCAGACCTTTAACTGTCTCGGGCACATTTGATGCGGATCGCAATAAGCGCTCTGTGAACAGCGAATTTACTTTTGACATATTTAAATCACCCGAACAGAAAataattgcttttaatcaaattcgAAATACTCAAGCCCAACAAAGTCCCATTGGCGGTTTTGATATTGCATCGAATCACAAAATTTATTCATCGGGTCTCCGATTTAATTATGAGATCAACGTGCAATCAGCGCTAAACGTCGACAAAAAGGAGTTCAGGACATCCACCGAACTGAAAAGCAACAACTTGGATCTAAATGTTGGAGCTAACATCTTGGCAAATAAAGATCACGTCGACGTAACAGTCAATGCTCTCAACAAGCAGATTATTGCAGTGAGTGCCGATATCGATTGGAAGAAATATTCAACGAAAATCAATTCAAAACTGCAAGCCTTAGCTGGACAGAACCCTATTGAAATTGTTTCCGAACTGCAACCGAACTGGGTCAAGATCTCATTGAATAAGCAAAGTCTAATTAATGCGAATGCTGAAATTAAACTGGGCAAGGAATTCAAATTTGATGTCGCAGGTGCAAGTGGAAAATCAGTGTCAAACGGACGTGTTTCTCTCGATGCAGCCAATTTCCTACAAACTGAGTACAAAGTCAATGAAGATGATTACAAAGTATTCGTG AATACTCTCAAAAATGGATTGAAAAAGGAATCCGAAGAGGTAACAGAAAAGCTGAAGAAACAATTCGATAACGCTCGTAGCGATTTTGGAGAAAAGCTCAAACTCATCAAACAAAGTAGACCAgattttgataaattattgaaCGGCTACGAAAATCAAGCAGAAACCATAATTCGTGAATTAGAAGTTGATCCAACACTGGCATCTATTATTGATAGCAC CCGAAAGCTTATTGAAAAGATAAACGCATTcattaatgaaatttcaaaagcATTTGCAAAGCATTTTGAAGAGTTGCACAAGACTCTTGAAGAAGTCCTTAAAAATTGGAACGAATTATGGAAGAATTCAATATTGAAAGCATGGGAACAATTCGTTGTGTCAGTGACCAAAATTCAAGAGAATCTTCGCGAGGAATTCCTTAATGTATacacaaaagttttcaaatcCGTCGTTGCGGGTCTGGAAAAATATGGACCAGTGCTAAAGAATTACGCAAAGGCACTCCATGAATCACTAAAACCAGTGAGTGAAGCAGTGCAAGAATTAATCAAGACAATTATCAATAGCGCTGATTATATCTTTGTTGAgcttaaagaatatttaagtaaattgcCAACATTCGAAGCTATACGAACAGAGATAATTGAACAAATTAagcatttcaaattgattgaaaagACATTGGAAGTGCTGAACAATATCTTTGATCAATTGCACATTTTACCGCAGACACCAGATACAGAAGAATTCTTACAAAAATTGCAGACATATCTAGAAGCGAAATTAAAACAACAGCCTATCAATGATGAAAAGGTGCTTAACGAATTGTCCCAGCTGTTGATAAAATCGCTGCGTTCCATTTGGCTAGCTCTCGAGAACTCTAAGCCAGGTGGTGGTATACCTGTCGCAGATTTGGAGAGTTGGACTGCTATTGCGCTGCCAACGTGGTTGGACAAATTGATAAACTTGCCTGCCTTGTTGTCATTCCGCTCGAGCGTGATTAATGCCCTACTTAATGAGAAATGGGAGAACACTTTGAGcaaaaatttgtatgcaaCTTGGCTATATTCGGTTATCTTCCAGAAGTTTGATCTGCATGGTCAGATTGTAGATGGACAACATGTGTTTACTTTCGATGGTCAGAGCTATGCCTACCCCGGTAATTGTCGATATGTACTCGTTCAGGATAGTGTCGATAGCAATTTCACGGTCATCGTTCAACTGAGCAGCGAAAGCAAACTGAAGGCCATCACATTGACTGACAGAGACGGCAACTTTGTTGAAGTTAGCGATACAGTTGCACTTAAACTGAATGGCAAACCAGTTGAGTATCCACAACATATTCCTGGCATTCATGCCTGGCGTAGATTCTACGGTGTTTATCTCCATTCCGAGTACGGCGTAACGATCACCTGTACCACTGATTTGAGGGTTTGCCAAGTCACCGTTGACGGATTCTATACCAGCAAAACACGAGGATTGCTTGGGAACGGCAATGCTGAACCATATGACGATTTTCTGCTAATTGATGGTACCATCGCAATCGATTCAGCTACTTTCGGTAATGATTATGGTGTTGGCAAATGTAATCCAGTATCTTCTAAAGGCGAACAACAAGTGGTGCGCAATGAAATATGTAGTGAAATATTTGGAATTGAATCAACATTGGCCCTTAATTACTTACAATTGGATCCTCGACCCTATCGTAAGGGGTGCGACATAGCTGTTCAAGACGCTGCCGAGAAGGATAAGGAATCGGTAGCTTGTAACTTTGCCTTGGCTTACGGATCGGGTCTAAAAGAATTGAAACAATTGTCTCTGCTACCACCGCGTTGTTTGAAGTGCACCGGAGCTGTGGGGCAGCGTGAGTTGGGCGAAGAGTTCACTGTAAAAACGCCGACAAACAAAGCcgatttggtttttgttgttgatgtcaATGTAACGCCAAAGGTTTTGTCTCAACTTGTTGCACCCGCCATTACGGAGATTCGCGATGCATTAAAGAGTCGGGGATTCACTGATGTACAAGTCGGTGTCATTGCCTTTGATGAATCGAAGCGTTATCCAGCGCTGCTCACCAGCGATAATGGGAAGATCAATTACAAGGCCAATGTAGCGAATGTTCAGGTAAATGGGCCTAAAAACTTCTGCGATAATTGTGTCGAGCAAATCATCACCGATAAAAGAGTACTAGACATATACAAATTGCTTGAACGATTTGTCAAAACAATTGTGCCGCAGTCCGATGAGAATGCTTTTAGTTTGGCCTTGGACTATCCGTTCCGTGCGGGAGCGGCAAAGAGCATTATTGGAGTTCGCAGCGATTCCTTGGAGTACAGCAATTGG tGGAAACTTGTTCGAGCTCACATAACTGGAAGTTTAACCAAGTTTGACGGCGCTCAGCTTCATTTGATAGCTCCAATCAAGGGGCTTGCTTTGGAAGGTGTTCCTGCTGATAAACTAGTTG gtTTTAATGCACGCTTAGTTGCAACTTTGGATGGAAAGGATAACAAGAAACGCTCAAAATTACAGTTTGAGAATGATATGGGTATCGATTTTGTACTAAACAATGGAGGCTGGGCATTTACCACACAGAACTTTGATAGACTAAAGAGTCCTGATCAAAAGAAGGTTCTTAACCAAGTCACATCATCCATTGCGGACACGCTGTTCAAGACTGAAACCATCAGTGATTGTCGATGTGTGCCCGTCGAAGGATTGTTTGCTCAACACAAGTGCGCTATCAAATCGACCAGCTTTTTGCCAAATAAGAAATCAAAGAGTGCGTGA